Proteins encoded in a region of the Buteo buteo chromosome 11, bButBut1.hap1.1, whole genome shotgun sequence genome:
- the TPST2 gene encoding protein-tyrosine sulfotransferase 2 has translation MRVTMRRVLLVLGSVVALMVTLHLGQQVLECQQVLSERRHRLMRPENEELVMVDSNHVEYRYSKEMPLIFIGGVPRSGTTLMRAMLDAHPEVRCGEETRIIPRVLAMRQAWSKSGREKMRLDEAGVTDQVLDAAMQAFILEVIAKHGEPARYLCNKDPFTLKSSVYLSRLFPNSKFLLMVRDGRASVHSMITRKVTIAGFDLNSYRDCLTKWNKAIEVMYSQCLEIGQSRCLPVYYEQLVLHPEQSMHAIMKFLDISWSDTVLHHEELIGKPGGVSLSKIERSTDQVIKPVNTEALSKWIGHIPGDVLQDMAHIAPMLARLGYDPHANPPNYGHPDPLVVNNTHRVLKGDYKTPANLKGHLQVTQNTSSSH, from the exons ATGCGGGTCACCATGAGGAGGGTGTTGCTGGTGTTGGGCTCAGTGGTCGCCCTGATGGTGACTCTGCACCTTGGCCAGCAAGTCCTGGAGTGCCAGCAGGTCCTGAGTGAGAGGAGACACAGGCTGATGAGACCCGAGAATGAGGAGCTGGTCATGGTGGACTCCAACCACGTCGAGTATCGTTACAGCAAGGAGATGCCCCTGATATTCATTGGTGGGGTCCCACGGAGCGGCACGACACTGATGAGGGCCATGCTCGATGCCCACCCTGAGGTGCGCTGCGGAGAGGAGACCCGCATCATCCCCCGTGTGCTGGCGATGCGGCAGGCCTGGTCCAAATCGGGGCGAGAGAAGATGCGTCTGGATGAAGCGGGGGTGACGGACCAAGTTTTGGATGCCGCTATGCAGGCCTTTATACTGGAAGTGATCGCCAAGCATGGCGAGCCAGCCAGGTATTTGTGTAACAAGGATCCCTTCACGCTGAAGTCCTCTGTCTACCTGTCCAGGCTGTTCCCCAATTCCAAATTCCTCCTGATGGTTCGAGATGGCCGGGCTTCAGTCCACTCCATGATCACACGGAAAGTGACGATCGCGGGCTTCGACCTGAACAGCTACCGAGACTGCCTGACCAAGTGGAACAAAGCCATCGAGGTGATGTACTCCCAGTGCTTGGAGATCGGGCAGTCCCGGTGCCTGCCCGTCTACTACGAGCAGCTGGTGCTGCACCCTGAGCAGTCCATGCATGCCATCATGAAGTTCTTGGACATCTCCTGGAGCGACACGGTGCTGCACCACGAGGAGCTGATAGGGAAGCCCGGTGGGGTGTCACTTTCCAA gatAGAAAGATCAACAGACCAGGTTATCAAGCCGGTGAACACGGAGGCATTATCTAAATGGATCGGGCACATCCCAGGGGATGTGCTGCAGGACATGGCCCACATCGCACCAATGCTTGCCAGGCTCGGCTATGACCCCCACGCCAACCCACCCAACTACGGCCACCCCGACCCCTTAGTCGTCAACAACACGCACAGA GTTTTAAAGGGGGATTATAAAACGCCAGCCAATTTGAAAGGTCATCTGCAG